ccgaagggtgactcgataaaggatgaaaccagccaaaggggaatccgatccAAATTGCTAACCTCATTTAGACTTGAATAAAGAGACGTAGCTgaaggacgactccaaaaggaagaaaccagccgaaggggaatcttgccaaattgctaacctcagttagacttcaaaaagagacacagccaaagggtgactcgataaaggatgaaaccagccaaagaggaatccgatcctaattgctaacctcagttagacttgaataaagagacgtagccgaaggacgactccaaaaggaagaaaccagccgaaggggaatcttaccaaattgctaacctcagttagacttcaaaaagagacatagccaaagggtgactcgataaaggatgaaaccagccaaaggggaatccgatcctaattgctaaccttagttagacttgaacaaagagacgtagccgaaggacgactccaaaaggaagaaaccagccgaaggggaatcttgccaaattgctaacctcagttagacttcaaaaaaagacacagccgaagggtgactcgttAAAGGAAGAAACCAATCGAAGGGgaatctaccaaattgctaacctcagttagacttcaaaaagagacacagccgatgGGTGACTctataaaggatgaaaccagcagaaggggaatccgatcctaattgctaacctcagttagacttgaacaaagagacgtagccgaaggacgactccaaaaggaagaaatcagccgaaggggaatcttaccaaattgctaacctcagttagacttcaaaaagagacacagccaaagggtgactcgataaaggatgaaaccaaccaaaggggaatccgatcctaattgctaACCTCTGTTAGACTTGAATaaagagacgtagccgaaggacgactccaaaaggaagaaaccagccgaaggggaatcttgccaaattgctaacctcagttagactttatAAAGAGACACAGccaaagggtgactcgataatGGATGAAACCAGccaaaggggaatccgatcctaattgctaacctcagttagacttgaataaagagacgtagccgaaggacgactccaaaaggaagaaaccagccgaaggggaatcttgccaaattgctaacctcagttagacttcaaaaagagacacagccgaagggtgacccGTTAAAGGAAGAAACCAATCAAAGGGgaatctaccaaattgctaacctcagttagacttcaaaaagagacacagccgaagggtgactcgataaaggatgaaaccagccgaaggggaatccgatcctaattgctaatctcagttagacttgaacaaagagacgtagccgaaggacgactccaaaaggaagaaatcagccgaaggggaatcttaccaaattgctaacctcagttagacttcaaaaagagacacagccaaagggtgactcgataaaggatgaaaccagccaaaggggaatccgatcctaattgctaacctcagttagacttgaataaagagacgtagccgaaggacgactccaaaaggaagaaaccagccgaaggggaatcttgccaaattgctaacctcagttagacttcaaaaagagacacagctgAAGGGTGACTCGTTAAAGGAAGAAACCAGTCGATGGGGAATCTACCAAATtcctaacctcagttagacttcaaaaagagacacagccgaagggtgactcgataaaggatgaaaccagccgaaggggaatctgatcctaatttgctaacctcggttagacttgaacaaagagacgtagccgaaggacgactccaaaaggaaaaaaccagccgaaggggaatcttaccaAATTTCTAACCTCAGTTAggcttcaaaaagagacacaaccgaagGGTGACTCTAGATCTAAAAATGTATGttaataatcattggactttattgagaaggactagtaacgactagactcttaTTGGGGATGTTTATGAACAATGGATTTGAAAGCGATGCCAATAACtattgggcttgactgaaagaaaggctagtgacaactagaaccAATAAGGGGATGCCTGTGAACACCGGGCTTTCAAGAAGGTATTGATGCTAGCGGAGTGCAAGAACTACATGAATCCCACAGGCCAACAGgcagggtgtaactcttcaagagtggcaatcgttcgagttgccacacaccaagtatgattacccaaatgattgaaaaatgatatgggttgaatgcccaccctcattcgcactctaatatgcatgcagcatacgggaaaataaccaaggcaaacttgcaaAAAGAAAGggatatcccttatgcaaaaggcagtaaggggactcacaaaaagtaaGTACAAAGAGAGGACTGGCGACGACCAGACTCTACTAgaggatgccagtaaacactggactttgaaagaggtattgttaCTTGGGGAaaaagaactacatggttccctcaagCCAAAAGGCGgagtgtaattctacaagagtaacaatcattcgaattgccacacacaaagcatgggttatccaaacgattgagctcagcaaacgggaaataaccaaaaAAGGcaatgatcttgacgaagaaagactttgtatccaatccacaccggagggagaaagtgagacttcttctagGGATATATCAATTTGTCTACGTAACATATGtgaacttggcttatgcattgatgcatgtttgaattttccatggcgtaatgctccatatttatggaaatgctacgcgtttttatagatgcaatgatttctatatgcaaGAGACGATGGATGAACATCAGAGAGAGCCTTTTGTCTAGATAACTCTGTGGGGAATTCTTCTTGATGTCCTGACTTTGCCTGGCCACACCAGATGGTTTCTTGATCAACCCCAATATGTAACTTCTGCAGGGGGATGACTCGCACCAGAAGACTTGTGAGGAAGGAGGCATGATGGCATTTTTTAGAGACATTACCGTCATCATGTTTGGAAACTTGAAGATTGCACCTCCCCCTTTGAACTTCCACATCTTTGTTGAAAGACAAGGGAATCTAATCAGCACTGCGTAGAATTTGGGCCACGGATGAGAGCTCCAAAGAGGAATAAACTCTGGTATTCGGAGGAAAAGAAACCCTAGGGTTCCATCTAGAGGGAGATGCCCGGTTGACACTCCTTGAAGCGTAGGTACTGGCATCTGACTGTGCTGAATGATCCgagattcctgcaaaacaaatcaaacaaatatgCCCCATGTATGATGGCTCGACCTCGTCCACCATCTCAAGTACTCTAAGTCTTAAGCAATTCTATCTAATTTAAATCATGTTCCTTTTGTAGGACTTCAATGTTAGAAATGCAATGCTTACCAAAATAACTGGACGTTTTtgtaaacaaaacagtaaaaataaAACGACGCAGGAATTTTTTTAGTGAAATATCTTTTCATTAATGAAAATTTGCCCGACATAGGCAAGTACATCAGAAAGTAGCCCCTTAAAAAGAGAACAAATAGCATTTATAAACATGGCAACGTAAGAAAAAGATTATGTTGGGTTCCAATCTTGCTATGCCTTGTAGACCCTCGACGTTCCTTCTGTTTTGCTTTCTGAAATGGATGAATGGATTGATCTTTACAGTTCTGAGTCCTCCAGTTGTGACAAATAACCGTGCTCAAAGATCTAATGCACGACGCAGTCATTCGCTTTTTGTccctcttttgcctggaccgccctttcgggttttcagtccaccaggaccccttttttgcctaagtcgccctttcgggttttcaacttagcgggtgtactttatttctttttcattcttttgcctgatcttctccttttcttttattttattttgatcaggtctatgcgaagtattttttaactgcgtTGGCATTCACGGGAAGAgggaagtcttcgccatccatagttgaGAGGATCATGGCGCCACCTGAGAAGACTTTCTTTACGACATAAGGCCCTTCGTAATTCGGAGTCCACTTTCCCCTATGATCATTGTGAATAGGCAGGATCTTCTTGAGCACAAGGTCACCAACCTGAAAGTGTCGAGGACGAATCTTTTTGTCGAAggctttcttcatcttcttttgataggctTGCCCATGGCATATGGCCACTAATCTcttttcatcaatgaggttcagttGATCAAATCTTGTCTAAACCCAATCAGCTTCACTGACCTTCACATCTGTCAatacccttaatgaaggaatctcgaCCTCAACCGGAAGGattgcttccatgccatataccaaTGAGAAAGGAGTTTCCCCTGTGGAAGTGTGCAccgaggtacgataaccatgtaaagcaaagggaaacatctcatgccaatccttataagtgaccaccatcttctatacaatcttcttaatattcttgttggctgcctcaactgcgccgttcatctttggcctGTACGGGGATgagttatgatgtttgatcttgaaatcCTTGCATAATTctctcatcatcttgttattgaggATGGatccattatcggtgataatcctttCAGGAACCCCATAACGACATATTATATTgtgcttgatgaagcgagtcactacttgcttggagacatttgcataagaagcagcttcaacccacttggtgaagtagtcaatggcaacgaggatgaaacgatgtccattggaagcggtgggcttaatttctccaatcatatcgatgccccacatagAAAACGACCAAGGAGATGTCAACACATTCagaggaactggaggtacatgaaCCCTATCTGCATACACCTGACATTTGTAACATACCACCACATGGCTAAAACAATCATGCTTCATGGTCGACCAATAATAACATGCTCTCAATATTTTTCTAGCCATGGTGTGTCCACTCGCATCTGtaccaaaggatccttcatgcACCTCTTGTATGATCAttgctgcttcgtgtctatccacacaTCTGAGCAATACAGAATCAAAATTCCTCTTGTACAACACACCTCCAGCAAGGAAGAACTTGGAAGATAATCTCTTCAGAGTTTTCCTATCCGTAAGGGAAACACCCTCAGGATACTCTTGGGTCTCCAGAAATCTCTTAATGTcgtaaaaccatggtttctcatcAGGCACGTTATCAATAACGCCACAGAATGCGGGCTCATCCAACCTTTTGATCACAATTGAAGGCCCTTCGTTGTCCCATttaactttgaacatggatgctaaAGTGGCCAAAGCATCAGCCAAGTGATTTTCCTCTCGAGGGATGTGATCAAAGGTGATCTCATCGAAATATTGAGCCAATTTCATAACATGTTCTCTATAAGGAATCAATTTGGGGTGGCGCGTTTCCCAATCTCTGTTGATTTGACTaatcaccaaagcagaatctccataaactgcGAGATTTGTAATCCTCAAATCAATGGCAACCTCAATACCATATATGCAAGCCTCATATTCAGCCACATTATTAGTACAACCAAAACAAATCCTGGCCGTGAATGGATTATGAAAACCTGTCGGAGAAGTAAGAACAGCCCCAATACCATTACCCAACGCATTAGAAGCACCATCAAACGCAAGCGTCCATCGcacccctggttcaggtccttcctaTTGATCTTGACTATTGGAAGTGTCTGCCACACACATTACATCCtcatcaggaaactcaaagtGCATAGACTGGTAATCATCCACAGGTTGATGCGCAAGATAATCAGCAATCACACTACTTTTAATGGCCTTTTGAGTAGTGTATTgtatgtcatattctgtcaagatcatttgccatcgggcaatccttcctgtcaaTGCTGGCTTCTCGTATATATACATTTGATCGGATCCATCTTCGAAATCAAcaaagtggtgtgagtcaacatatactgtctcaatcggcgagcagcccatgctaaagcacaacaagttttctcgagtagtgagtatcttgattcacaatcggtaatttttttgctaaggtaataaattgcatggtcttttcgaccagactcgtcatgctgccccagcacacaccccattgaattctcgaGGACTCTTAAGTACATGATCAACGGTCTACCTTCCACTAGAGGCATAAGGAGTGGAGGCTCCTGCAAATACTCTTTAACTTTATCAAACGCCTTCTGACAATTGTCATCCACTTTATTGCCTGATTCTTTCTCAACAGTTTGAAGATAGGTTCACACGTGGCGGTAAGGTGTGAGATGAATCTCGCAATGTAATTCAACCTTCCCAGGAACCCACGAACCTGTTTCTCAGTCCTCGgttcaggcatctcttgtatagcttttaccttagcaggatcgacctcaatacccttTTCACTTACGATGAAACCAAGCAACTTTCCTGATCTCACTTCGAAGGTACATTTATTGGGATTCAACCTTAACCTGAACTTTCTTAacctttcaaacaatttcttcaggTGAACAAGGTGCTCCTCCTTAGTATGGGACTTTgtaatcatgtcgtccacatacacCTCGATCTCCTTGTGAATCATATCGTGAAATAAAGTCACcatagctctttgataggtttccccagcattcttcaacccaaacggcatgaccttgtaacaaaaaGTGGCCCAAGGCGTaatgaatgttgtcttttccatatcctcgggCGCCATCTATATTTGATTGTAACcaaaaaaccatccatgaaggagaaaaccgagaactgagcagtattatctaccaacacatcaatgtgaggaagcgggaaatcatccttcgggctcGCTCTATTCAGATCTCTATAGTCGACACACATTCGTACCttcccatctttcttaggtacAGGTACAATATTGGCGACCCATGATGGATAAATAGTTACAGCGAGAAAGCCTGCATCAAACTACTTCTGAACCTCTTCCTGaattttcttggacatgtcaggGCGTGTTCTTTTGAGTTTCTGTTTGACAGGCGGAGAATCTTCTTTAAGAGGTAACATGTGCACAACAATATCAGTATCTAatccaggcatgtcttcgtaagaccaagcgaagatatcAGAATACTCCTTCAACATTCCAATCAACTTTTCTTTTACATCCTCATTCAAAGAAACCCCTATTTTAACCTCCCTTCTCATCTCTTCGGTGCCAAGATTCGTCGTCTCAATAGGCTCCTGATGTGGCtcgatcactttctcttcttgtttcaacaatctggccaactcatccgggagttcacaatcttcttcatccccttcttcagcgaTGTAGATAGGATTGTCGAAGTCATAACGAGGCATAGCAAAATCGTTATCAACAGAATCTGGAGGTGAAGTGGATCTGCATGaattatgatttatgctttattttagaatGGAGGGATGAAGATAATAAGAAACGTTggcatttttttatttaacaaacCTAAAAGTAAAAATGAAAGACAGGGAACAAAAATGTTTGattgcaaaaacgtccttttattaatgattttaacattgaAAACAACAAATGATGCCCTACATGTGTTCACTGTGTCTTGGGCAGAACAcaggaattattgcatgataaaAAAACAAACAGTATTACTCTTGATCAAAAGCAATTGAAATGATGTCCTCAGATGACCAGCTGAGAAGCTTCTGTCTTGGGACACATGGCTTGATCCATTACTCGATATCATAATCGCTATCCATATCATCATCATCAGCACAAATATGATCCTTGACAATGCCAGCACTAGAGAACGTGATCGGAACGAAGGTTCCGGGCTTTTTGGGGGCCTCATTAGATGAACTCTGACCCAACTGATAACCAATCCCACACTTATCTTGCTTAACTAGTAAGTCCAAGACTCGGCTCCATCCTTCGGGATGACCAGATTCAACCACAGCTTTAGCTTCCTTTAACGAAGACATAGGAGCCTCCAGCTTCTTATTTTCAACATAAGGGATCTTGATAGTCTGAACAGCCTCAAAGGCCTGGCATGGTGTCTCGTGGACCTCTCCGTCCACCTCGATATACCTGAAGGACGCAAGATGACTTACCACGTGTTCTTCTTCCCCACATATGGTGACTATCTTTCCTTGAGTTGCAAATTTGAGTTTTTGATGCAATGTGGAAGTCACGGCCCTGGCAACATGGATCCATGGACGTCCTAGGAGACAACTGTAGGATGGGTGGATATCCATCACAAAGAGAGTAATTGTGAAGAGCTGGGGGCCTATGATTATTGGCAAATCAACTTCCCCAAACACTAATCTCTTTGAGCCATCAAAAGCTCTCACCGTAAATTCACTCGTCCTTATCTCAACACCAGAATAATCTAGCCTCATCAA
The Vicia villosa cultivar HV-30 ecotype Madison, WI linkage group LG6, Vvil1.0, whole genome shotgun sequence genome window above contains:
- the LOC131613735 gene encoding uncharacterized protein LOC131613735, giving the protein MILTEYDIQYTTQKAIKSSVIADYLAHQPVDDYQSMHFEFPDEDEGPEPGVRWTLAFDGASNALGNGIGAVLTSPTGFHNPFTARICFGCTNNVAEYEACIYGIEVAIDLRITNLAVYGDSALVISQINRDWETRHPKLIPYREHVMKLAQYFDEITFDHIPREENHLADALATLASMFKVKWDNEGPSIVIKRLDEPAFCGVIDNVPDEKPWFYDIKRFLETQEYPEGVSLTDRKTLKRLSSKFFLAGGETPFSLVYGMEAILPVEVEIPSLRVLTDVKVSEADWV